A region of Pseudomonadota bacterium DNA encodes the following proteins:
- a CDS encoding alpha/beta hydrolase: MTVPDLGLVRPEALPGRWLFILIAVVGLLGCSMPGPVESLLVMQDIAVGTGDEKTLLKRLRPSVSCEEVQFSGSDTSYVGDIYRGGDTIGAAIVLVPGAVPSGKNDPRLVAFATTLARANFLVLVPDIANMRALKVRPQDVDAIADAVSELRDRLPSLPGATAGEISVGIGAFSYAVGPAVLAAMRQDIRAEVEFIFAIGGYYDLVQAITYITTGHYRVGGRWQYRPAEAHGRWVFLASNLDRLAPAERPALAELIARSQEHPEADVADLVGRLGPQGWAVYALVDNRDPELVPGLVAALPAAVRRDIEALDLSRQDLTSLNAQVLLIHGRDDPLIPYTESVAFAHALGPDRASLYVLSGLSHVDVDPGTIDLWRWWRATREVLMQRRTAGS, translated from the coding sequence TTGACCGTCCCTGATTTGGGGTTGGTGAGACCGGAAGCATTACCCGGCCGCTGGCTTTTCATCCTCATTGCTGTCGTCGGGTTGCTGGGATGTTCAATGCCCGGCCCGGTCGAGAGCCTGTTGGTCATGCAGGACATCGCGGTGGGTACGGGCGATGAAAAAACATTGCTGAAGCGACTGCGTCCGTCCGTTTCGTGCGAAGAGGTTCAATTCAGCGGTTCTGACACAAGCTACGTGGGGGATATCTACCGGGGCGGAGATACCATCGGCGCCGCGATCGTGCTTGTGCCCGGTGCCGTGCCGAGTGGCAAAAACGACCCCCGGCTGGTCGCTTTCGCCACGACCTTGGCCCGGGCGAACTTTCTTGTCCTGGTACCGGATATCGCAAACATGAGGGCGTTGAAAGTCAGGCCGCAGGACGTCGACGCGATCGCGGATGCGGTGAGTGAGTTGCGTGACCGCTTGCCGTCGCTGCCTGGGGCGACCGCTGGAGAGATCTCTGTGGGCATCGGGGCGTTCAGTTATGCGGTGGGGCCGGCAGTGCTCGCAGCCATGCGCCAGGACATCCGCGCCGAAGTAGAATTTATCTTCGCCATCGGCGGCTATTACGACTTAGTGCAGGCGATCACCTATATCACCACCGGACACTATCGCGTTGGGGGGCGATGGCAGTATCGGCCGGCCGAGGCGCATGGTCGATGGGTGTTTCTGGCGAGCAATTTGGACCGGTTGGCGCCAGCGGAGCGTCCTGCCCTGGCCGAGTTGATTGCGCGTAGCCAAGAGCATCCAGAGGCCGACGTGGCGGATCTCGTCGGCCGTTTGGGGCCACAAGGGTGGGCCGTTTATGCCTTGGTGGATAATCGCGATCCGGAGTTGGTGCCGGGGCTGGTCGCCGCGTTGCCGGCAGCCGTTCGGCGTGACATCGAAGCCCTCGACCTGTCACGCCAAGATCTAACGTCACTTAATGCGCAGGTTTTGTTGATTCACGGTAGAGACGATCCGCTCATTCCCTATACGGAGAGTGTGGCGTTTGCTCACGCGCTGGGTCCGGATAGAGCAAGCCTCTACGTATTGAGTGGTTTGAGCCACGTGGATGTCGATCCGGGTACGATCGATCTGTGGCGTTGGTGGCGGGCGACGCGGGAAGTGCTGATGCAACGACGGACCGCGGGATCGTGA
- a CDS encoding DUF6763 family protein — protein MTELDPIVGNWYDQSGGANPFYVVVVDDDESLIEVEYFDGTLDQLSMRDWYELDLELCEPPEDWTGPVDALERDDLSYSETAMGPDWLRRRPVPDPTDLVEEESERADEQEFMEQGPTLEEPWEES, from the coding sequence ATGACCGAACTGGATCCGATCGTTGGCAATTGGTACGACCAGAGCGGTGGTGCCAATCCTTTTTATGTCGTCGTCGTTGATGATGACGAGAGCCTCATCGAAGTCGAGTACTTCGATGGCACCCTGGATCAGTTGTCCATGCGGGATTGGTACGAACTCGACCTTGAGCTTTGTGAGCCGCCCGAGGACTGGACTGGACCGGTCGATGCCTTGGAGCGAGATGATCTCAGCTACAGCGAAACAGCCATGGGGCCCGACTGGCTGCGGCGTCGGCCGGTGCCGGATCCAACGGATTTGGTCGAGGAAGAATCTGAACGAGCGGATGAACAGGAATTCATGGAACAAGGCCCTACGCTGGAAGAACCCTGGGAAGAAAGTTGA
- a CDS encoding BCAM0308 family protein, with the protein MTGPNKPKDYLHQGRHDRFIKEWVHDPYKSKSKLPEPTACPACHAVYHKGRWQWLDTPPDAQEQLCPACLRVRDGIPAGFLDITGDFLKSHREEILNLIHNTEAQEKKERPLERIMALEETEGKLHLSLTSPHITRGLGEALHHAYQGTLDFHYEEEDILLRVHWSR; encoded by the coding sequence ATGACCGGCCCAAACAAACCAAAAGACTACCTGCACCAGGGAAGACACGACCGATTCATCAAGGAATGGGTGCACGACCCGTACAAATCAAAATCCAAACTGCCGGAGCCCACTGCCTGCCCGGCGTGCCACGCTGTCTACCACAAAGGTCGGTGGCAATGGCTTGATACACCACCGGATGCGCAGGAGCAGCTTTGCCCCGCGTGTCTTCGGGTCCGCGACGGCATTCCGGCGGGTTTTCTGGATATCACCGGTGACTTTCTCAAATCGCACCGGGAAGAAATCCTCAATCTCATCCACAACACCGAGGCGCAAGAGAAAAAAGAACGCCCGCTGGAGCGGATCATGGCCCTGGAAGAAACCGAGGGAAAGTTACACTTAAGCCTCACCAGTCCGCACATCACCCGTGGGCTGGGAGAAGCGCTTCATCACGCTTACCAAGGTACATTGGACTTCCATTACGAAGAAGAAGACATCCTGCTGCGGGTCCACTGGTCACGCTGA
- a CDS encoding START domain-containing protein produces the protein MVMRRLKLAATGLMAILLVGTPAIASDNWTLGKDEDGIRVYSRVPETVNQTAREIRAVVEVDATPEALLSLVLDYPAAPEWRQSIKEMTMYERIDDTNWFIRVVTDLPWPLSDREMVIKVELQRDAETGTIIYAFHGAGEFAETEEQRQEIESLVGYFQFTPKENGRTEATYQSVFASPLPVPGWVIDRMIYSFPYNQMSEMRNRSSDKKYSQASIP, from the coding sequence ATGGTAATGCGACGGCTTAAACTGGCCGCAACAGGCTTGATGGCTATTCTGCTCGTTGGCACGCCGGCCATCGCGTCGGATAACTGGACGCTGGGTAAAGACGAAGACGGAATTCGTGTTTACAGCCGCGTTCCGGAGACAGTCAATCAGACGGCTCGGGAAATCCGGGCAGTTGTGGAAGTCGATGCAACGCCGGAAGCCCTCCTGTCATTGGTTCTGGACTATCCGGCGGCTCCTGAGTGGCGGCAGTCCATCAAAGAAATGACGATGTACGAACGTATCGACGACACCAACTGGTTCATCAGAGTCGTCACCGACCTTCCCTGGCCGCTCTCGGACCGCGAGATGGTAATTAAAGTCGAACTGCAACGTGATGCGGAAACCGGCACGATCATCTACGCCTTTCATGGTGCGGGGGAATTCGCCGAGACCGAAGAACAGCGCCAGGAAATCGAAAGTTTAGTGGGCTATTTTCAATTCACGCCCAAAGAAAACGGGCGAACCGAAGCCACATACCAGAGCGTGTTCGCCTCACCGCTGCCGGTACCGGGATGGGTCATCGACCGAATGATCTACTCGTTCCCGTACAATCAAATGTCAGAAATGCGAAACAGATCATCCGACAAGAAATATTCCCAGGCATCGATACCCTAA
- the rtcA gene encoding RNA 3'-terminal phosphate cyclase, translating to MTGASRVIEIDGSHGEGGGQLVRMAVALSAITGTPVRIRNIRARRHPPGLSAQHLTAIRAVATLSDGQLLGDALRASEITFFPGDLRAGSFSFDVTTAGSIALVLQAVLPVAVRAPGPTQITVTGGTDVRGAPPIDYLIHVILPWLRRLNVEADIRVQRRGYYPRGGGLVTVEVTPADCLYPLNLESTGPLLEIFGAIHASNLPAHIPQRMATAARDCFPAGTPIHFHTRMLGPGDAVGTGGALVIWARTESTLLGAATVAQRGIPSEQLGDETGRALASELAAGATLDVHAADQLAVYMALAEAPSTFWVREVSSHLQTLLWLLNKIRKVESHIAQRGNRYHIEIRASEV from the coding sequence GTGACGGGTGCATCCCGAGTCATCGAGATCGATGGCAGCCACGGTGAGGGAGGCGGGCAACTCGTCCGCATGGCCGTCGCGCTGTCGGCGATAACGGGAACCCCAGTCCGTATACGGAATATCCGCGCCCGACGCCATCCGCCCGGCTTGTCGGCCCAACACTTGACGGCCATCCGGGCGGTGGCGACGCTCAGTGACGGACAACTGCTGGGCGATGCACTCCGCGCCTCGGAAATCACATTTTTCCCCGGCGATTTGCGTGCCGGAAGCTTCAGTTTCGACGTGACCACTGCCGGCAGTATCGCCTTGGTGCTGCAAGCGGTTTTGCCGGTGGCGGTGCGAGCACCCGGTCCGACCCAGATCACAGTGACCGGCGGCACCGACGTGCGCGGCGCGCCGCCGATAGACTACCTCATCCACGTAATACTCCCCTGGCTAAGGCGATTGAATGTCGAAGCCGACATTCGAGTTCAGCGCCGGGGCTACTACCCCCGGGGCGGCGGACTGGTCACCGTCGAAGTCACACCTGCCGATTGCCTCTACCCCTTGAACCTCGAATCCACCGGACCTTTGCTCGAGATCTTCGGCGCCATTCATGCATCTAACCTCCCCGCTCACATCCCGCAACGCATGGCTACGGCAGCACGGGATTGTTTTCCCGCCGGTACGCCGATTCACTTCCACACGCGCATGCTCGGCCCCGGCGATGCCGTGGGGACGGGAGGTGCATTGGTAATTTGGGCACGAACCGAATCCACCCTTCTCGGTGCCGCGACGGTGGCACAACGAGGCATCCCATCCGAGCAGTTGGGGGATGAGACCGGCCGTGCGTTGGCGAGCGAACTGGCAGCGGGTGCCACGTTGGATGTCCATGCCGCCGACCAACTGGCGGTCTACATGGCCTTGGCCGAGGCACCGTCGACCTTCTGGGTAAGGGAGGTTTCCTCCCACTTGCAGACCCTGTTGTGGTTGCTGAACAAGATACGGAAAGTCGAAAGCCACATCGCACAGCGAGGCAATCGATACCACATAGAGATACGAGCTTCGGAAGTTTGA
- a CDS encoding EAL domain-containing protein, which translates to MEQLTVGDRLTSATATPALAILPSPTLVRNVYLWVALFVTLLLGALAYWYWANGQAAHIDRVSNEFHFQSIFLLTQVEHEVHKALTHTKSDSPHHHRSDQAVSDPVGMEDHYRIMEQQLDQLTRLSKDFETTVPSTPMYSAFLRSAHAQLITFSEAIFVAPGQRSSPAITDSLDDLERTIVRLKDLHLDARESGIRESGAIQARSTRALGWIMVLSLILGAVIARRSIIRLNRILTEQSRVEINLREEITRRSRAETDLLARLRLEQLIATISTQLTDHTGENPSDQSIQECLASMGTYSAADRVCLYQFCRIRPASDQTHLWRAGERKKETRAVRFRREDLEWLIVRMGEEQTVQINIPDDLPPEADIVKNQLAEEACQSLLCAPLWWNGTVQGLIWWETRTPSRAWQASDTLALTECAFALSHALARRQTEQELRESRRRLEEAQRVGNIGTWELDLETDVLNLSSECYRIFEVDSSEIEHTKKGFLNTLYPSDRKRVAHALSRAIRLGEAVDLTLRILMPDERTKHIRLRFEAHRLDGERRPCLIGTMVDMTEQQRAKLALKESEARYRAIFSSAAEGICLFDGQGTIREVNPAYQQMMGYTRDELIGTNLSRLIHPDHRHQLPDFFVKAGSNSVATTEGMNVTKDGRFIHVEVRGSRCIYQGKEAVVAVIRDVTEQAKAESALRSSEEKYRQLVELAQEGIWRIDADGSTLYANPAIARMLGCTPDEMIGQPVYAFMDPKTAEDTRHLLDRRRRGITEQHETELIRKDGKRVYATVGATPVFDSSGKYTGALAGLMDITERRRAEDELRRSAIVFENTRDGIIVTDAESRIVATNKAFTDITGFEQREALGKNPSILQSGRHNADFYAALWQHLKETGSWQGELWDQRKNGEFYPSWTSISVVTDEADQVCNYIAVFSDISRIKQSEAQLEHLAHYDPLTELPNRLLLQSRLAHALERAARHGHRAGLLFLDLDRFKNVNDSLGHPTGDQLLQAIARRLSCRIRKEDTLARWGGDEFVVLLESVQNARDAASLAEELIGQMKVPFELHEGNDIYIGLSVGISLYPENGSDGVQLIQNADAAMYKAKEQGRNTYRFYTEELTVEANNRLVMENRLRKAVERGEFTLYYQPQLNVQTGKIIGAEALIRWQHPEQGLIPPDVFIPVAEETGLINGLGDWVIRTVCAQIRQWERAGLDPAFSVSVNLSTRQFAQPSLARKIRDILRETGIKPERLHLEITESAIMTHGQSADDSLHTLKDLGVSIAIDDFGTGYSSLAYLKRFAIDTLKIDQSFVRDIPHDSSDVEIAATIIAMARNLGLNVIAEGVETTAQLEFLRIRGCDAYQGYLDSPPLPVKQFTDSWLYWKTATPHLH; encoded by the coding sequence GTGGAGCAACTTACAGTTGGCGACCGGCTGACATCAGCGACCGCAACCCCCGCACTCGCGATCCTTCCCAGCCCGACGCTGGTGCGAAACGTCTACTTGTGGGTGGCCCTTTTCGTCACCCTCCTGCTCGGTGCGCTGGCCTACTGGTATTGGGCGAATGGCCAAGCCGCCCATATCGATCGCGTAAGCAACGAGTTTCACTTTCAGAGCATTTTTCTTTTAACCCAAGTCGAGCACGAAGTTCACAAAGCGCTGACCCACACAAAATCTGACAGCCCCCACCATCATCGGTCGGATCAGGCCGTCTCCGATCCGGTTGGTATGGAGGATCATTATCGGATAATGGAACAACAACTTGATCAGCTCACACGTCTATCCAAAGACTTCGAAACCACCGTGCCGTCGACGCCCATGTATTCGGCATTTCTTCGATCCGCGCACGCTCAGCTGATCACATTTTCAGAGGCCATTTTTGTAGCCCCGGGGCAGCGTTCCTCTCCGGCCATCACCGATTCGCTGGACGATTTAGAACGCACCATCGTACGTCTCAAGGATCTGCATCTGGATGCCCGTGAATCCGGAATTCGGGAATCAGGCGCGATTCAAGCCCGAAGCACAAGGGCACTGGGGTGGATCATGGTGTTGTCGCTGATCCTGGGAGCGGTCATAGCTCGCCGCTCGATCATACGATTGAATCGGATTCTCACCGAACAGTCCCGGGTCGAAATCAATCTGCGCGAGGAAATCACACGCCGATCACGAGCCGAGACGGATCTATTGGCCCGTCTTCGCTTGGAACAACTCATCGCAACCATTTCCACTCAACTGACCGATCACACAGGAGAAAACCCCAGCGATCAAAGCATCCAAGAGTGCTTGGCGAGCATGGGCACCTACAGCGCGGCCGACCGGGTTTGCCTGTATCAATTCTGTCGCATCAGGCCGGCATCGGACCAAACACACCTGTGGCGTGCAGGCGAGAGGAAAAAAGAAACCCGCGCCGTCCGTTTTCGGCGCGAAGACCTGGAATGGCTCATTGTAAGAATGGGTGAAGAACAAACCGTTCAAATCAATATTCCGGACGACCTCCCACCGGAGGCCGATATCGTAAAAAACCAACTCGCCGAAGAAGCTTGTCAATCTCTCCTGTGTGCACCCCTGTGGTGGAACGGCACAGTCCAGGGGCTGATTTGGTGGGAAACCCGAACGCCATCGAGGGCCTGGCAAGCCTCAGATACTTTGGCTTTGACAGAGTGTGCGTTCGCACTCTCCCACGCATTGGCTCGCCGACAAACGGAGCAGGAACTGAGAGAAAGCCGACGTCGGCTGGAAGAAGCTCAAAGGGTAGGCAATATCGGCACGTGGGAACTGGACTTGGAAACCGACGTTTTGAACCTCTCTTCCGAATGCTATCGGATCTTTGAAGTTGACTCATCGGAAATTGAACACACCAAGAAAGGCTTTTTGAACACACTCTATCCGAGCGACCGAAAACGAGTCGCTCATGCGTTGTCACGTGCAATCCGACTCGGGGAGGCGGTGGATCTGACACTCAGGATTCTAATGCCGGACGAACGCACCAAGCATATCCGGCTGCGTTTCGAGGCCCATCGGCTCGACGGTGAAAGAAGACCGTGTTTGATCGGCACAATGGTGGATATGACCGAACAGCAGCGCGCCAAACTGGCGTTGAAAGAGAGCGAGGCGCGCTATCGGGCCATTTTCTCCTCAGCAGCTGAGGGCATTTGTCTGTTCGACGGACAAGGAACCATTCGGGAAGTCAACCCAGCTTATCAACAGATGATGGGCTACACGCGAGATGAGTTGATCGGGACGAACCTTTCCCGTTTGATTCACCCGGACCACCGCCACCAACTACCGGATTTTTTCGTCAAAGCGGGATCGAATAGCGTGGCCACCACAGAAGGCATGAACGTCACCAAAGACGGCCGGTTTATCCATGTGGAAGTTCGCGGATCACGATGTATCTACCAAGGCAAAGAGGCCGTCGTGGCGGTGATTAGAGACGTCACGGAACAAGCCAAGGCCGAATCAGCACTGCGGTCCAGTGAGGAAAAATATCGGCAGTTGGTGGAACTGGCGCAGGAAGGAATTTGGCGTATCGATGCAGATGGCTCCACTTTGTATGCCAATCCGGCCATCGCTCGAATGCTGGGCTGCACTCCGGATGAAATGATCGGCCAACCGGTTTACGCGTTTATGGACCCGAAAACAGCGGAGGATACCCGCCATCTACTGGATCGCCGCCGACGTGGCATCACGGAACAACACGAAACGGAACTGATTCGCAAAGACGGCAAGCGCGTCTACGCGACGGTCGGCGCCACGCCCGTATTCGACAGCTCGGGCAAATATACCGGCGCATTGGCCGGTTTAATGGACATTACGGAGCGAAGACGAGCGGAAGACGAGCTACGCCGATCCGCCATTGTGTTTGAAAACACGCGGGATGGAATCATCGTCACCGACGCAGAAAGCCGCATTGTGGCCACCAATAAGGCGTTCACCGACATTACCGGATTCGAGCAGCGTGAGGCGCTGGGAAAAAATCCCAGCATTCTTCAGAGCGGTCGGCACAACGCCGATTTCTACGCTGCCTTATGGCAACACCTGAAGGAGACCGGTAGCTGGCAGGGAGAGCTCTGGGATCAACGGAAAAACGGCGAGTTTTATCCATCTTGGACCAGTATCAGCGTCGTGACCGACGAAGCCGATCAGGTGTGCAATTACATCGCCGTTTTTTCCGACATCAGCCGTATCAAGCAGTCCGAAGCACAATTAGAACATTTGGCCCACTACGATCCGTTGACCGAGCTGCCAAACCGGCTCTTGCTGCAATCGCGCCTCGCCCATGCGTTGGAACGGGCGGCCCGGCACGGACACCGGGCAGGTTTGTTGTTTCTGGATCTGGACCGATTCAAAAACGTCAATGACAGCCTGGGCCACCCGACTGGGGATCAACTACTACAGGCGATCGCCCGACGGCTATCATGCCGAATTCGCAAAGAAGACACCCTGGCGCGGTGGGGCGGCGATGAATTCGTGGTCCTGCTGGAATCGGTACAAAACGCGAGGGATGCGGCGTCCCTCGCCGAAGAACTCATTGGACAAATGAAGGTTCCTTTCGAGTTACACGAGGGCAACGACATCTATATCGGCCTCAGCGTCGGGATCAGCCTCTACCCCGAAAACGGTAGCGATGGGGTTCAGCTGATCCAAAATGCCGATGCGGCGATGTACAAAGCCAAGGAGCAAGGCCGCAACACCTATCGGTTTTATACCGAAGAACTCACCGTCGAGGCGAATAACCGGCTGGTCATGGAAAACCGCTTGCGCAAAGCTGTGGAACGCGGCGAATTCACCTTGTACTACCAACCTCAACTGAATGTTCAAACGGGAAAGATTATTGGCGCCGAAGCACTGATTCGATGGCAGCATCCCGAACAAGGGCTGATCCCACCCGATGTATTCATTCCCGTCGCCGAAGAAACCGGACTGATCAATGGCCTGGGAGACTGGGTGATAAGAACTGTCTGCGCCCAAATACGACAATGGGAACGCGCCGGCCTGGACCCGGCGTTCAGTGTCTCGGTCAATTTATCCACCCGGCAGTTCGCCCAACCGAGTCTGGCCAGAAAGATCCGCGATATCCTACGCGAAACCGGGATCAAACCTGAACGGCTCCATCTCGAAATCACCGAAAGTGCCATCATGACGCACGGTCAATCGGCGGACGACAGCCTCCACACCTTAAAAGACCTGGGCGTTTCGATCGCTATCGATGATTTTGGCACGGGCTATTCCTCGCTGGCCTACTTAAAGCGATTTGCCATCGACACCCTGAAGATCGACCAAAGCTTTGTCCGCGACATCCCGCACGATTCCAGCGATGTGGAAATCGCGGCCACCATTATCGCCATGGCTCGCAACCTAGGCCTGAACGTGATCGCCGAGGGCGTTGAAACCACCGCACAGCTGGAGTTTCTCCGAATCCGGGGTTGTGACGCCTATCAAGGTTACTTAGACAGCCCACCGCTGCCGGTGAAGCAATTCACCGATTCCTGGCTGTACTGGAAGACCGCGACGCCCCACCTGCACTGA
- the cysK gene encoding cysteine synthase A: MESFEFETLIGETPLVKLRRLPDEPSADVLVKVESRNPGFSVKDRIGLAMIQDAEQSGQLKSGGTLIEPTSGNTGIALAMLAARRGYRCILTMPETMSVERRQLLTLLGAEIVLTPGPEAMGGAIAKANELQNDIPGAFQPQQFENPANPRIHFSTTGPEIWNQTQGQVDAFVCGVGTGGTITGVAEYIKPKKATFQAIAVEPTESPVISGGQKGPHKIQGIGAGFIPGNLNTALLDGVEKVTTEEAFAMRSRLIREEGILGGISSGASVAAALRLAKTLGPGKTVVTIIHDTGERYLSMSA, encoded by the coding sequence ATGGAATCGTTTGAATTTGAGACACTGATCGGCGAAACGCCGCTGGTGAAGCTTCGCCGCCTGCCGGACGAACCCAGCGCCGACGTCCTGGTCAAGGTGGAATCCCGCAATCCCGGCTTTTCCGTCAAAGATCGAATCGGACTGGCCATGATCCAGGACGCCGAACAAAGCGGTCAACTCAAATCGGGCGGCACCCTCATCGAGCCTACGTCCGGCAATACCGGAATCGCCCTGGCCATGCTCGCCGCTCGCCGCGGTTACCGATGCATCCTCACCATGCCGGAGACCATGTCCGTCGAACGGCGTCAACTGTTAACACTCCTGGGCGCGGAAATTGTGCTGACGCCGGGTCCTGAAGCCATGGGCGGCGCGATTGCGAAAGCCAACGAGCTGCAAAACGACATACCGGGCGCTTTCCAACCGCAACAGTTTGAAAACCCAGCCAACCCGCGGATTCATTTCTCCACCACCGGCCCGGAGATTTGGAATCAAACCCAGGGCCAGGTCGATGCTTTCGTTTGCGGCGTCGGAACCGGCGGCACCATCACGGGCGTGGCGGAGTACATCAAACCAAAAAAAGCGACATTTCAAGCCATTGCGGTTGAACCCACCGAGTCACCGGTGATTTCCGGCGGTCAGAAGGGTCCGCACAAAATACAGGGTATCGGCGCCGGATTCATTCCAGGCAATCTGAATACCGCGTTGTTGGACGGCGTGGAAAAAGTCACGACCGAGGAAGCGTTCGCCATGCGATCCCGGCTGATTCGGGAAGAAGGCATACTCGGTGGCATCTCCTCCGGTGCCAGTGTCGCCGCTGCGCTCCGGCTAGCTAAAACCCTCGGACCCGGCAAAACCGTCGTCACCATTATTCACGACACGGGCGAGCGTTACCTCAGCATGTCGGCATAG